From Xiphophorus hellerii strain 12219 chromosome 6, Xiphophorus_hellerii-4.1, whole genome shotgun sequence, the proteins below share one genomic window:
- the LOC116721820 gene encoding uncharacterized protein LOC116721820, whose product MASASGKAEKASKFEMLKLLENCRKERDDALQRESALREKLRQNETRLRSTEGLKQKLKILTVDNKELRKQVKALRTDIGLERSPNFSGKTTKDIVNDFEEKERECNSLIDKTGKLRVTIDDLTAELSNVTTSKMLLEDQVQSLQQNLKDMTNNQRRLLKLWDDKKTQREQLALPAIVQKPFTHKEIQTDMSISSYQKLPPNAFETKQIRQDGDKDNLSSFGNGFHYSRKSSVDNET is encoded by the coding sequence ATGGCTTCTGCAAGTGGTAAAGCTGAAAAAGCCTCAAAATTTGAGATGCTGAAACTTTTGGAAAACTGCCGGAAGGAAAGAGATGATGCTTTACAACGGGAAAGTGCTCTCAGGGAAAAACTCAGGCAGAATGAGACAAGGTTGCGTTCAACTGAGGGcctgaaacaaaaactgaagatcTTGACTGTGGACAACAAAGAGCTTAGAAAGCAAGTGAAGGCTCTTCGGACTGATATCGGATTGGAGAGAAGCCCCAACTTTTCAGGGAAGACCACCAAAGACATAGTCAATGATTTTGAAGAAAAGGAGCGCGAGTGCAACTCCTTAATAGACAAGACCGGGAAACTTAGAGTGACCATTGATGACTTGACAGCAGAGCTGTCCAATGTAACCACCTCCAAGATGCTCTTAGAGGACCAAGTGCAGTCTTTACAGCAAAATCTCAAGGATATGACAAATAATCAGCGGCGTCTGCTGAAGCTGTGGGACGACAAGAAGACCCAGAGGGAGCAGCTCGCTCTTCCTGCAATTGTTCAGAAACCCTTCACCCACAAAGAAATTCAAACTGACATGTCCATAAGCTCATACCAGAAGCTCCCACCTAATGCTTTTGAGACCAAGCAGATTAGACAGGATGGAGACAAGGACAATTTATCTTCCTTTGGTAATGGCTTTCATTATAGCAGAAAGAGTTCTGTGGACAATGAAACCTAA